The following proteins are encoded in a genomic region of Methylobacterium tardum:
- a CDS encoding efflux RND transporter permease subunit yields the protein MIRPILAFSVANRYAVILVTLIATAFGAWSLARLPIDAVPDVTNNQVQVNAIAPALTPVEIEKQVTVLVERALAGTPGLESLRSFSRNGFAQLTAVFSDKVDVYFAVQQVNERLGEVRNTLPPGVEVRLGPISTGLGEIYWWAVEYRAAGDGAPVRDGLPGWQSDGSYLTPEGERLRSDFERTVYLRTVQDWIIRPQMKSVPGVAGADAIGGFVKEYQVKPDPMKLVGYGLGFADLTRAIGANNVTRGANYVERNGEGYVVRAGGLIENVDQIRDVVVATRAGIPILVRDVAEVGIGRELRTGSASENGREVVLGTALMLIGENSRTVSAAADAKIKEINKLLPPGIQARTLLSRTDLADATIRTVSRNLAEGALLVVAVLFLALGNIRAAIITALVIPVAMMLTATGMLAGRISANLMSLGALDFGLIVDGAVIIAENSLRHLAERQHALGRTLSLDERLETVRVSAEEMIKPSVYGQAIIILVYVPLLTFTGVEGKTFAPMALTVLIALVAAFVLSLTFVPAMVATFITGRVGEGDNLLIRGLKAAYRPVLGGAVRTPLAFIGGAVVVLGLAGALATRLGQEFTPTLDEKNIVMEARRIPSTAISQSQAMQLGVEDAMSKFPEVAFVYSRCGTPDIAADPMPPNACDTYLILRPQAEWPDPSEAKESLIARMDAEAKLIPGTLLGFSQPIQMRFNELIAGVRDDLAVKVFGEEFGPMVDGARKIAGILRSLEGAADVKVEEAVGLPFLEIKVDRREIARRGLSMADVQDVIGTAVGGKDAGLVFEGDRRFAIVVRLADDARGDVEALRNLPVPLPPSQAAPARTGTGVPAAPGPAGGTSVPLRQLASFALGEGPNQVSRENGRRRVVVTANVRGRDIGSLVAEAQARIAAEVRLPPGYEVKWGGQFENLTAARQRLAAVVPACFALIFLLLLGALGSGRDALIVFSAVPMALTGGVAALWLRDMPFSVSAAVGFIALSGVAVLNGLVLLNHIRALVAEGTAIPDAVREGALTRLRPVAMTALVAALGFVPMALATGTGAEVQRPLATVVIGGLASATVLTLLVLPALYVRFGKAKASLPSAPRGHVVAWADPRTP from the coding sequence GTGATCCGCCCGATCCTCGCCTTCTCCGTCGCCAACCGCTACGCGGTCATCCTGGTGACGCTCATCGCCACCGCCTTCGGGGCCTGGTCGCTCGCGCGGCTGCCAATCGACGCGGTGCCGGACGTCACCAACAACCAGGTCCAGGTCAACGCCATCGCGCCGGCGCTGACGCCGGTCGAGATCGAGAAGCAGGTCACGGTCCTGGTCGAGCGGGCGCTCGCCGGCACGCCGGGCCTGGAGAGCTTGCGCTCCTTCTCGCGCAACGGCTTCGCCCAGCTCACGGCCGTGTTCAGCGACAAGGTCGACGTCTACTTCGCCGTGCAACAGGTGAACGAGCGCCTGGGCGAGGTGCGCAACACCCTGCCACCCGGGGTCGAGGTCAGGCTCGGGCCGATCTCGACCGGCCTCGGCGAGATTTACTGGTGGGCGGTCGAGTACCGTGCCGCCGGCGACGGCGCCCCGGTCCGCGATGGCCTGCCGGGCTGGCAGTCGGACGGCAGCTACCTGACGCCCGAGGGCGAGCGGCTGAGGTCCGACTTCGAGCGCACGGTCTACCTGCGCACGGTCCAGGATTGGATCATCCGGCCACAGATGAAGAGCGTGCCGGGCGTGGCCGGTGCCGATGCCATCGGCGGCTTCGTCAAGGAGTACCAGGTCAAGCCCGACCCGATGAAGCTCGTCGGCTACGGCCTGGGCTTCGCCGACCTGACCCGGGCCATCGGAGCCAACAACGTGACCCGAGGCGCCAACTACGTCGAGCGCAACGGCGAGGGCTATGTCGTCCGGGCCGGAGGGCTGATCGAGAACGTCGACCAGATCCGCGATGTCGTCGTGGCGACCCGGGCCGGGATACCGATCCTGGTGAGGGACGTCGCCGAGGTCGGGATCGGCCGCGAGCTCCGGACCGGCTCGGCCAGCGAGAACGGCCGCGAGGTCGTGCTGGGCACCGCCCTCATGCTCATCGGCGAGAACAGCCGAACCGTCTCGGCGGCCGCGGACGCCAAGATCAAGGAGATCAACAAGCTTCTCCCGCCGGGCATCCAGGCCCGGACGCTGCTCAGCCGGACCGACCTCGCCGACGCCACGATCCGGACGGTGTCCAGGAACCTGGCCGAGGGTGCGCTGCTGGTCGTCGCGGTGCTGTTCCTGGCGCTCGGCAACATCCGGGCGGCGATCATCACGGCCCTGGTCATCCCCGTCGCCATGATGCTGACGGCGACCGGCATGCTTGCGGGCCGCATCAGCGCCAACCTGATGAGCCTCGGCGCGCTCGACTTCGGGCTCATCGTCGACGGCGCGGTCATCATCGCCGAGAACAGCCTGCGCCACCTGGCCGAGCGCCAGCACGCGCTGGGACGGACGCTGAGCCTCGACGAGCGGCTGGAGACCGTGCGCGTCTCGGCCGAGGAGATGATCAAGCCGAGCGTCTACGGGCAGGCCATCATCATCCTGGTCTACGTGCCGCTGCTGACGTTCACCGGCGTGGAGGGCAAGACCTTCGCACCCATGGCGCTGACGGTGCTGATCGCGCTCGTGGCGGCCTTCGTGCTGTCCCTGACCTTCGTCCCGGCGATGGTCGCGACCTTCATCACCGGGCGGGTCGGCGAGGGCGACAACCTGCTGATCCGAGGACTGAAGGCGGCCTATCGACCGGTGCTGGGCGGGGCGGTCCGGACGCCCTTGGCTTTCATAGGCGGCGCGGTGGTCGTCCTCGGGCTGGCCGGGGCCCTGGCGACGCGGCTCGGCCAGGAGTTCACCCCGACGCTCGACGAGAAGAACATCGTCATGGAGGCGCGGCGCATCCCCTCGACGGCTATCTCGCAGTCGCAGGCCATGCAGCTCGGCGTCGAGGACGCCATGAGCAAGTTCCCGGAGGTGGCCTTCGTCTACTCGCGCTGCGGCACGCCCGACATCGCCGCCGACCCGATGCCGCCGAACGCCTGTGACACCTACCTGATCCTGAGGCCCCAAGCGGAGTGGCCGGACCCGTCCGAGGCGAAGGAATCGTTGATCGCCCGCATGGACGCCGAGGCGAAGCTGATCCCGGGCACGCTGCTCGGGTTCTCGCAGCCCATCCAGATGCGCTTCAACGAGCTGATCGCGGGCGTTCGCGACGACCTCGCGGTGAAGGTGTTCGGCGAGGAGTTCGGCCCGATGGTCGACGGCGCCCGCAAGATCGCCGGCATCCTGCGCAGCCTGGAGGGCGCCGCCGACGTGAAGGTCGAGGAGGCGGTCGGGCTGCCGTTCCTGGAGATCAAGGTCGACCGGCGCGAGATCGCCCGGCGCGGCTTGAGCATGGCGGACGTGCAGGACGTCATCGGCACGGCGGTCGGCGGCAAGGACGCCGGGCTGGTGTTCGAGGGCGACCGTCGCTTCGCCATCGTGGTCCGGTTGGCCGACGACGCCCGGGGCGACGTCGAGGCGTTGAGGAACCTGCCGGTGCCGCTACCGCCCTCGCAGGCCGCGCCCGCGCGGACGGGCACCGGGGTCCCGGCCGCTCCCGGGCCGGCCGGCGGTACGAGCGTGCCGCTGCGGCAGCTCGCCTCGTTCGCCTTGGGCGAGGGGCCGAACCAGGTGAGCCGCGAGAACGGCCGCCGCCGCGTCGTGGTCACCGCGAACGTGCGCGGGCGCGACATCGGCTCGCTGGTGGCCGAGGCGCAGGCGCGCATCGCCGCCGAGGTGCGGCTGCCGCCCGGTTACGAGGTGAAGTGGGGCGGGCAGTTCGAGAACCTGACGGCCGCTCGCCAGCGCTTGGCGGCGGTCGTGCCGGCCTGCTTCGCGCTGATCTTCCTCCTGCTCCTCGGGGCGCTAGGGTCCGGGCGCGACGCGCTGATCGTGTTCAGCGCCGTGCCGATGGCCCTGACCGGCGGCGTTGCGGCCCTGTGGCTGCGCGACATGCCCTTCTCGGTCTCGGCCGCGGTCGGGTTCATCGCGCTCTCGGGCGTCGCGGTCCTGAACGGCTTGGTGCTGCTGAACCACATCCGCGCGCTCGTGGCGGAGGGGACGGCGATTCCGGATGCCGTCCGCGAGGGCGCCCTGACCCGGCTGCGGCCGGTGGCTATGACGGCCTTGGTCGCCGCCCTGGGCTTCGTGCCGATGGCTTTGGCGACGGGCACAGGTGCGGAGGTGCAGCGGCCGCTGGCGACCGTCGTCATCGGCGGCTTGGCCAGCGCGACCGTCCTGACGCTGCTGGTCCTTCCGGCGCTCTACGTCCGGTTCGGCAAGGCCAAGGCGTCCCTCCCGTCCGCTCCACGAGGCCATGTCGTGGCGTGGGCCGACCCACGAACACCTTAG